A genome region from Anopheles stephensi strain Indian chromosome 2, UCI_ANSTEP_V1.0, whole genome shotgun sequence includes the following:
- the LOC118505857 gene encoding synaptosomal-associated protein 29 — translation MSGHQYVPNPANLFTDEDEIDDELFLRNARRTDGYLAADDKYGMAKVTTGPAYTRPDVLGPTAGFDASGLGYAGSSGSAGGSVVSVGPGGYVMDMPAAAYGGYGAGVVPTKPLVYGSAANMYSSLGPDAADVAVDDEIARQRQTFEQRRRELEESTLLTSQRCLGVLRETEQVGIATAEELHRQREQLEKTKKQLDEINNSLRFSQKHLNSLKSVFGGLKNYLSGRMVAGGGGGGSGGPASVHGEHGVTTAGGIPRQNISSPTPTEEDDLYPNPQDFRIADPYWTADQSPVPPPQGAGDYHHHHPHHPHHPHHPQQQQQQQQQQQQHLHQQKQQQQMANGAGGGFSHQLDQNLDEMRGNLSRLKNLALDLNQEIDSQNDLIDDISDRVEDVDVKIGKQNKDMNRLLRK, via the exons ATGTCCGGCCATCAGTACGTACCGAACCCAGCGAACCTGTTCACGGACGAGGACGAAATAGACGATGAGCTCTTCCTGAGGAACGCCCGTCGGACG GACGGTTATCTGGCCGCGGATGATAAGTATGGCATGGCGAAGGTGACGACGGGGCCCGCCTATACACGCCCGGATGTGCTCGGACCCACAGCAGGATTTGACGCGAGCGGGCTAGGGTACGCGGGGAGTAGCGGCAGCGCGGGGGGCAGTGTCGTAAGCGTTGGGCCCGGCGGTTACGTGATGGATATGCCGGCGGCCGCGTACGGTGGTTACGGGGCGGGTGTTGTTCCTACCAAGCCGCTCGTGTACGGCAGTGCGGCCAACATGTACTCGAGCCTCGGGCCGGACGCGGCCGACGTCGCGGTGGACGACGAAATAGCGCGGCAGCGACAAACGTTCGAGCAGCGGCGCCGCGAGCTGGAGGAAAGCACGCTGCTCACGTCGCAACGGTGCCTTGGGGTGTTACGCGAAACGGAGCAGGTGGGAATTGCGACGGCCGAGGAGCTGCATCGCCAGCGGGAGCAGCTGGAAAAGACCAAGAAGCAGCTGGACGAGATAAACAACTCGCTGCGATTCAGCCAGAAGCATCTCAACAGCCTGAAGAGTGTGTTCGGTGGGCTGAAGAACTATCTTTCCGGCCGGATGGTGGCCGGGGGTGGCGGGGGTGGTAGCGGTGGTCCGGCAAGTGTGCACGGCGAGCACGGTGTGACGACGGCCGGTGGCATCCCGCGGCAGAACATATCATCCCCAACACCGACCGAGGAGGACGATCTTTACCCGAACCCGCAGGACTTCCGCATTGCGGACCCGTACTGGACAGCGGACCAATCGCCGGTGCCACCGCCGCAGGGGGCCGGCGactatcatcaccatcatccccatcatccccatcatccGCACCatcctcagcagcagcagcagcagcagcagcagcaacagcaacacctcCATCAacagaagcaacagcagcagatggcCAACGGTGCCGGCGGTGGCTTTAGCCACCAGCTCGACCAAAACCTGGACGAAATGCGGGGCAATCTGTCGCGGTTGAAGAACTTGGCCTTGGACTTGAATCAGGAAATCGACAGCCAGAACGATCTGATCGACGACATCTCGGACCGGGTCGAGGATGTGGACGTGAAGATCGGCAAGCAGAACAAAGACATGAACCGGCTGTTGCGGAAGTAA
- the LOC118505858 gene encoding ketimine reductase mu-crystallin, with the protein MPAIYRFTQHPVPSGYKKKKEARKKTHNKAATMSKNAATNTRSRPVFIDEDQVKQLLDWNEARYALEQAFVSVSNQARESVARFADQPVSSQPARTFVQAEGGVLLCMPGFVGQHRVSSGSSERVSTLACKLITGFRKNASLGLPSINGEVFVFNSTTGKLEAIIEANHLTGIRTATASLVATDHLFLRPARAHAPDGTVTIQLGIVGCGFQGMMHAVGFVRTQSVARVHTIRLWNRTPGRAIKLKEVLLEEAKATDSNYSVFVCDTVEDCCRDCDVIVTATGSSEPLVYRSFLKPNVHINAVGAGEYHHTELAQDVYDECQVYIDHQEGARKELATLRSNIVGEVGEVILRENRAEEMSLLPKSGGISVFQSLGMATEDVTVGRLVYEKYLKAHGDSHRD; encoded by the exons ATGCCAGCGATCTATCGCTTCACGCAGCATCCAGTTCCGAGTGGttataagaagaagaaagaagctcGCAAGAAAACACATAACAAAGCAGCAACAATGAGTAAGAACGCAGCGACAAACACACGATCACGGCCCGTTTTTATCGATGAGGATCAGGTGAAACAGTTGCTGGATTGGAATGAGGCCCGATACGCCCTCGAGCAGGCGTTTGTGTCCGTTTCGAATCAGGCGCGGGAGTCGGTGGCTCGTTTCGCTGATCAGCCGGTCAGTTCGCAGCCAGCGCGAACATTCGTCCAGGCCGAGGGAG GAGTACTGCTCTGCATGCCCGGGTTCGTCGGACAGCACCGAGTGAGTTCCGGTTCTTCGGAGAGAGTTTCTACCCTTGCTTGTAAGCTGATCACCGGCTTCCGGAAGAACGCCTCACTGGGACTGCCCTCGATCAATGGGGAAGTGTTTGTGTTCAACAGCACGACCGGCAAGCTGGAAGCGATCATTGAAGCTAACCATCTAACCGGTATAAGAACGGCCACTGCTTCCCTAGTGGCGACCGACCATCTCTTTCTGCGGCCTGCCCGTGCCCATGCCCCGGACGGCACGGTTACCATCCAGCTCGGAATTGTTGGCTGTGGTTTCCAGGGTATGATGCATGCGGTCGGGTTCGTCCGCACGCAATCCGTGGCGCGGGTGCACACGATACGGCTGTGGAACCGTACGCCAGGGCGTGCAATCAAGCTGAAGGAAGTCCTTCTCGAGGAGGCAAAGGCTACCGACAGCAATTATTCCGTGTTTGTTTGCGATACGGTGGAGGATTGCTGCCGGGACTGTGATGTGATTGTAACGGCCACAGGATCGAGCGAACCGCTCGTTTACCGGAGCTTCCTGAAGCCGAACGTTCATATCAACG CTGTCGGAGCAGGTGAATACCATCATACCGAGCTGGCACAGGACGTCTATGACGAGTGTCAGGTGTACATTGACCATCAGGAAGGTGCCCGAAAGGAGCTGGCAACCCTTCGCTCCAACATCGTCGGTGAGGTTGGTGAGGTGATCCTGCGGGAAAATCGTGCCGAGGAGATGAGTCTGCTGCCGAAATCGGGCGGAATCAGTGTGTTCCAGTCGCTCGGCATGGCTACGGAAGATGTGACCGTGGGAAGGTTGGTCTACGAAAAGTATCTAAAGGCTCACGGTGATTCGCATCGCGATTGA
- the LOC118505854 gene encoding testin, producing the protein MTESGIESPAAPEWLLKLESRREQIKAKLSHESGNGAPCNVCGSSCPGLDLHFWRKICRNCKCRKEQHDCIDDDVSGWAQFEILGAIRSKPAYIRISELTDKPVQLAWVPPNVTPELASDYMRTLGQQNIPIVGSEAAEKRKQQLEYQVPAHDLDTNLCHNLTPYEAGQLSDYVEKIKTHCVGQGTVMRVGGDTAGMLQYGTVVQQPQQAVQDSTAVTTNNASSAKRPDYMESGVLSDKMKYKLNLMGISSSEMVAQAMLYDPATVLSGTDRSIPEAIVKFHQEYQANPKFRAEMDHFKDRLQFPTRHSSNPLGATIVPSGSNDSGFGSIPVSPREDVPSSHAQLLGQMEALGLGGERMPPAQQAVRDAVAMTAHRCTGCTLPIVVGEVAVKIDRASHSDRSIWHPQCFKCDRCGELLADLVYFYHGGAVYCGRDLAAILKIPRCAACDELIFTKEYTAAEGATFHVRHFCCYHCDGPLAGQQYVMDEKSAQPLCLPCYKGHYAQTCATCNRCIGPTEQGVGWDKIHWHKECFLCSGKHCQKSLIGGRFCVKANRPYCSAQCTKDV; encoded by the exons ATGACCGAATCTGGTATTGAATCTCCGGCCGCCCCGGAGTGGCTGCTGAAGCTTGAAAGCCGCCGTGAACAGATTAAAGCTAAGCTGAGCCACGAAAGTGGCAATGGTGCACCGTGCAACGTGTGCG GAAGTTCCTGTCCCGGGCTAGATTTGCACTTTTGGCGTAAAATCTGCCGCAATTGCAAGTGCCGCAAGGAGCAGCACGATTGCATCGACGACGATGTGAGCGGATGGGCTCAGTTTGAAATTTTGGGCGCGATTCGATCCAAACCGGCAT ATATTCGCATCTCGGAGCTTACGGATAAGCCGGTCCAGCTGGCATGGGTGCCGCCGAACGTAACGCCAGAACTCGCTTCCGATTATATGCGTACTCTGGGCCAACAGAACATTCCGATCGTTGGCAGTGAGGCAGCCGAAAAGCGCAAACAGCAGCTAGAATATCAAGTGCCAGCGCACGATCTCGATACGAACCTGTGCCATAATCTAACGCCGTACGAAGCCGGCCAGCTGAGCGACTATGTGGAGAAGATTAAAACGCACTGCGTCGGTCAGGGTACCGTAATGCGTGTTGGAGGTGATACCGCTGGCATGCTGCAGTATGGCACCGTTGTGCAACAACCGCAACAGGCAGTGCAAGACTCTACGGCGGTCACTACCAACAATGCGTCCTCGGCGAAACGACCGGACTACATGGAAAGTGGCGTACTGTCCGATAAAATGAAGTACAAACTCAACCTGATGGGCATCAGCAGCTCGGAAATGGTGGCACAAGCTATGCTGTACGATCCGGCCACGGTGCTCAGCGGAACCGATAGGAGCATCCCGGAAGCGATCGTCAAATTCCACCAGGAGTACCAAGCAAACCCGAAATTCCGTGCTGAAATGGATCACTTTAAAGATCGCTTGCAGTTCCCTACGCGGCATTCGTCAAACCCTCTGGGTGCTACGATCGTGCCGTCCGGTAGCAATGATTCCGGCTTCGGTTCGATTCCGGTTAGTCCGCGCGAGGATGTGCCATCGTCACACGCACAGCTGCTCGGGCAGATGGAAGCGCTCGGATTGGGTGGTGAGCGTATGCCTCCAGCGCAGCAAGCCGTACGCGACGCGGTTGCCATGACAGCTCACCGATGCACTGGCTGTACGCTGCCGATCGTCGTTGGGGAAGTTGCGGTCAAGATCGATCGTGCGAGCCACAGTGATCGTTCGATCTGGCATCCGCAGTGCTTCAAGTGTGACCGGTGCGGTGAGCTGCTGGCCGATCTCGTCTACTTCTACCACGGTGGCGCCGTGTACTGTGGACGAGATTTGGCAGCGATCCTGAAAATTCCACGCTGTGCCGCGTGTGATGAGCTGATCTTCACCAAGGAATACACGGCCGCCGAAGGAGCTACGTTTCATGTGCGCCACTTTTGCTGCTACCATTGCGATGGCCCACTAGCCGGGCAGCAGTACGTGATGGATGAAAAATCCGCTCAACCACTCTGTCTGCCCTGCTACAAGGGACACTACGCACAGACCTGTGCCACGTGCAATCGTTGCATCGGCCCGACGGAGCAGGGTGTCGGCTGGGACAAGATACACTGGCACAAGGAATGTTTCCTGTGCAGTGGTAAGCACTGCCAGAAGTCACTCATTGGCGGCCGGTTCTGTGTGAAGGCGAATCGTCCGTACTGTAGTGCTCAGTGCACGAAAGACGTCTGA